In Deltaproteobacteria bacterium, the genomic stretch GGAGGACAGCCTCGATGATCTCGTCCTCGAATCCCCACAGGCCCAGCAGGTAGGCCCCAACCTCGCAATGGGTGCCCGGTCCGAGGTTCTTCTCGGCTTCATGAAAGATAACGTTCGCCCGGTGGGCCTCGGCCAGCACGGCCTCGAACCGGTCCGGAAATCGGGCGGCCAGGATAAGCTTACCCACATCGTGGAGGATGGCGGCCACAAAGGCCCTGTCGGTCTCGTTCCTGTCCAGGCCTTCCAGGGTGGCCAGTTCCTTGGCCTGCAAGGCCGAATTCAGACAGTGATCCATGAGCATCTTCAGCCTGAAGGTCTTGAACCGGTTCGTTTCAAATCCAATGAACATGTAATGGTGTAAAACCAGACTCTTGAGCACGTTCTGGCCCAGCAGGACCGCCGCGGTCTCCGGCGAAACCACCCGCTGCGGCAGGCCGAAGAACGAGGAGTTGACCAACTTGAGCAGCCCGGCCGTCATGGCCAGGTCCCGGCCGATAATGGCCCCAACCTCCCGCAGGGAGGCGTTGGGCGATGCCATACTGGCCTGGAGTTCCTGGTAGATCTCCGGCAGGACCGGGAGGTTCACGATCCCCGACAGATTGCCGCCTTCGGCCCCGCCCATGGGGAGGTTTCGAAGCTCAATGAGCCGCCGGAACAGGGCCTTGAGCCTCTGTCCCTCCACGGGTTTCTGGAGATATTGATGGGCCAGCCTGGCCAGCCGGAACACGACGTCCTGCCGGGCCTGGCCCGAGAGCACGATCCTGATCGTGTTCGGAAACCGCTCCAGGGTTTTTTCCAACAAGGTCGCCCCGTCCATGCCCGGCATCAGGGCGTCGGTGATCAGGATGTCCGGAGCCCGCTCGGCCATCATGTCCAGGGCCTCCTGCCCGCCTGGGGCGAATCCCATGTCCCATTCACGGGCCATGTCGAAGAGCATCCTCCGCAGGGAGGACAAGACATGGGCCTCGTCGTCCACGAACAGAAGGAAGGGTTTGGTCATGGCCGGGCCTCCTCGCCAAGGGGAAACTCCACGAAAAAGGTCGTGCCTTTGCCCTGCCTGGTGGTGAACCGAATTTTGGCCCCGTGTTTCTGAATGATGGAATAGACGATGGTCAGTCCTTGCCCTGTTCCCTTGCCGGCCTCCTTGGTGGTGAAGAACGGGTCGTAGATCCGGTCCTGGATGGCCTTGGGAATGCCGAAACCGGTGTCTTTCACGCTGATCTCGACCCATTCTCCCCGTTGCTTCGTGGCGATGGTGACGACCCCCTTGCTCCCGGTTCCGGCCACCACGTCGCCGATGGCGTGGGCCGCGTTGATCAGAAGATTCAGGACGACTTGGTTGAAATCACCGGCCGAGCAGAGAACCGGGGGGAGATCCGGGTCCAGGTCCA encodes the following:
- a CDS encoding response regulator, with translation MTKPFLLFVDDEAHVLSSLRRMLFDMAREWDMGFAPGGQEALDMMAERAPDILITDALMPGMDGATLLEKTLERFPNTIRIVLSGQARQDVVFRLARLAHQYLQKPVEGQRLKALFRRLIELRNLPMGGAEGGNLSGIVNLPVLPEIYQELQASMASPNASLREVGAIIGRDLAMTAGLLKLVNSSFFGLPQRVVSPETAAVLLGQNVLKSLVLHHYMFIGFETNRFKTFRLKMLMDHCLNSALQAKELATLEGLDRNETDRAFVAAILHDVGKLILAARFPDRFEAVLAEAHRANVIFHEAEKNLGPGTHCEVGAYLLGLWGFEDEIIEAVLHHHEPGKCPGANRLLPFVHAANCLEREIVVLNPDYSRQEMDEAYIKGVGYGNRMDEWRVKAREALGREVEA
- a CDS encoding HAMP domain-containing histidine kinase, producing the protein NTPIQYVGGNLDFLESAVARMMSLLTAGRERAREGGAEACGRMVLEAFETGDLAFVLDELPPALADIREGVERVTSIVQSMKRFAHPEREAMTMVDLNAAIRNTVNVARNEWKYVAEVEMDLDPDLPPVLCSAGDFNQVVLNLLINAAHAIGDVVAGTGSKGVVTIATKQRGEWVEISVKDTGFGIPKAIQDRIYDPFFTTKEAGKGTGQGLTIVYSIIQKHGAKIRFTTRQGKGTTFFVEFPLGEEARP